One region of Sphingomonas abietis genomic DNA includes:
- a CDS encoding Dps family protein, whose product MDHVIDRPSGMTDLPEEATRDIGAALRALLADVFALYVKTKNFHWHMSGAHFRDYHLLLDEQSSQIFAMTDPIAERSRKIGGAAITSIGDIARLQRIADNDAKYVDPLDMLAELRDDNVQVISAMRSVHAVCDEYHDVATASLLENWIDESERRAWFLHQSFHRPGR is encoded by the coding sequence ATGGACCATGTGATCGACCGCCCGAGCGGTATGACGGACCTCCCCGAAGAGGCCACTCGCGACATCGGTGCGGCGCTGCGCGCGCTGCTTGCAGACGTGTTCGCGCTCTACGTGAAGACCAAGAACTTCCATTGGCACATGAGCGGCGCGCACTTCCGCGATTATCATCTCCTCCTCGACGAACAGAGCAGCCAGATCTTCGCTATGACCGATCCGATCGCCGAACGCTCGCGCAAGATCGGCGGCGCTGCCATCACGTCGATTGGCGACATCGCCCGCCTGCAGCGCATCGCTGACAATGACGCCAAATATGTCGATCCGCTGGACATGCTGGCTGAGCTTCGCGACGATAACGTGCAGGTGATTTCGGCGATGCGCAGCGTCCACGCCGTCTGCGACGAGTATCACGACGTCGCGACAGCGAGTCTTCTCGAAAACTGGATCGACGAGAGCGAGCGCCGAGCGTGGTTCCTGCATCAGTCGTTCCATCGTCCGGGACGCTGA
- a CDS encoding OsmC family protein, whose amino-acid sequence MAKATAHIGATGYQVEIAAGGHAIVADEPASRGGTGAGPAPYDLLLAALGACTAITLRMYADRHDWPITSLDVDLRIVASAEGNRIARVLHISGPDDAAKARMAEIAERTPVTLTIKSGMAIDTSLAGVGA is encoded by the coding sequence ATGGCCAAAGCGACGGCCCATATCGGTGCGACGGGCTATCAGGTCGAGATCGCCGCCGGCGGGCATGCGATCGTCGCGGACGAACCTGCCAGCCGAGGGGGCACTGGTGCAGGCCCGGCGCCCTACGATTTGCTGCTGGCGGCGCTCGGCGCCTGCACGGCAATCACGCTGCGCATGTATGCCGATCGCCACGACTGGCCGATCACCTCGCTCGATGTTGACCTGCGGATTGTTGCCTCAGCTGAAGGCAACCGCATCGCCCGCGTGCTGCACATCTCCGGCCCGGATGACGCGGCCAAGGCGAGAATGGCCGAGATCGCGGAGCGCACGCCCGTCACCCTCACGATCAAGAGCGGAATGGCGATCGACACCTCCCTTGCCGGAGTCGGCGCATGA
- a CDS encoding pirin family protein has translation MIELRPFNSLGGANHGWLDAKHHFSFANYYDPQRTNWGSLRVWNDDTIAPQSGFPPHPHRDMEIITYVREGAITHQDNLGNLGRTEAGDVQVMSAGTGIAHAEYNKEDTTTKIFQIWIQPTQTGEKPSWGARPFPKGDRSGQFVVLASGFANDNDALPIRTDARVVGATLKAGETAEYHFDEDRFGYLVPATGSVEIDGLRVNARDGAAIRDQSVIRVTAVEDSELVLVDAAA, from the coding sequence ATGATCGAACTTCGGCCTTTCAATAGCCTCGGTGGCGCGAACCATGGCTGGCTCGACGCCAAGCACCATTTCTCCTTCGCCAATTACTACGATCCCCAGCGCACCAACTGGGGCAGCCTGCGCGTCTGGAACGACGACACGATCGCCCCCCAGAGCGGCTTTCCGCCGCATCCGCATCGGGACATGGAGATCATCACCTATGTGCGCGAAGGCGCGATCACCCATCAGGACAATCTCGGTAATCTCGGTCGCACGGAGGCTGGCGACGTCCAGGTGATGTCGGCCGGCACCGGGATTGCCCATGCCGAGTATAACAAGGAGGACACCACCACCAAGATCTTCCAGATCTGGATTCAGCCGACCCAGACCGGGGAGAAGCCCAGCTGGGGCGCCCGGCCCTTCCCGAAGGGCGATCGCTCGGGTCAGTTCGTGGTGCTCGCCTCCGGCTTTGCCAACGACAACGACGCCTTGCCGATCCGCACCGACGCCCGCGTCGTCGGCGCCACGCTCAAGGCTGGCGAGACCGCTGAGTATCACTTCGACGAGGATCGGTTCGGGTACCTCGTTCCGGCGACCGGCTCGGTCGAGATTGACGGACTGCGCGTCAATGCACGCGACGGCGCGGCAATCCGGGATCAGTCCGTGATCCGCGTCACGGCTGTCGAGGACAGCGAACTGGTGCTGGTCGACGCCGCCGCCTGA
- a CDS encoding OsmC family protein, which produces MNDGSRWVDGAIARNTGDGKFQASIRTAGIEILADEPLSVGGNGSGPSPYQMLAAALAACTTMTVKLYAERKGWPVTHVETSVEHSRQNDLDPADCFTRRIEIEGEIDTLQKARLMEIADHCPVHRTLTGGARVETLSADAPSRPMSASDHAVDMEALISVGRGSFDFTE; this is translated from the coding sequence ATGAACGACGGGTCGCGCTGGGTTGACGGCGCCATCGCAAGGAATACCGGAGACGGGAAGTTTCAGGCCAGCATTAGAACGGCAGGCATCGAGATCCTCGCCGATGAGCCGCTCTCGGTCGGCGGCAACGGCTCTGGCCCCAGCCCGTATCAAATGCTGGCGGCGGCCTTGGCCGCATGCACTACGATGACCGTGAAGCTCTATGCCGAGCGCAAAGGCTGGCCTGTCACGCATGTCGAGACGAGCGTCGAGCACTCTCGACAGAACGATCTTGACCCGGCGGACTGTTTCACGCGTCGCATCGAGATCGAAGGTGAGATCGACACGCTTCAGAAGGCGCGCTTGATGGAGATCGCGGACCACTGCCCGGTCCATCGCACATTGACCGGAGGAGCGCGGGTGGAGACTTTGTCGGCGGATGCACCTTCACGGCCGATGTCAGCATCGGATCACGCGGTCGATATGGAAGCGTTGATTTCTGTCGGCCGTGGCTCGTTTGACTTTACCGAATGA
- a CDS encoding sensor histidine kinase gives MTDIADYPAPMIEAMELALGRLDVREGHAVIAKLAEPGLSGARRENLQRQLLTTVKLVMGNPRALGILGVEPQALPVALSGIWPFAQADQLRCAIEDTLGTAGKFRTTLNLQAPDGRAIHATFVAWTEADGRDAISFGLLDITEQICVQDSLLRLQAEMAHSDRLSTLGVMTATIAHEVRQPLAAMMTSAEAGLRWLHKTPPELRQVEDCLETIVLGATKANETVAKLRAMASNRGQAREVCDVKVLIEETAGFLRQELASRHATLSLDIAADLPTVIADGVQVRQVLTNLMVNAAQAMADAQCWSRALKVRARGDETFVIIEVEDSGPGIASADRERLFDGFFTTKATGLGLGLRICRAIIVDHGGTLDHLSKASAGSIFRFTLPIQDIVDGTHQET, from the coding sequence GTGACCGATATCGCAGACTATCCGGCTCCCATGATCGAGGCGATGGAGCTCGCTCTCGGGCGTCTGGACGTGCGCGAGGGTCATGCCGTCATTGCGAAGCTTGCAGAGCCTGGTCTCTCAGGTGCCCGTCGCGAAAACCTGCAGCGCCAGTTGCTGACCACGGTCAAATTGGTGATGGGCAACCCGCGCGCGCTGGGGATCCTCGGGGTTGAGCCCCAGGCGCTTCCGGTGGCCTTGTCGGGTATCTGGCCGTTCGCACAGGCCGATCAACTACGCTGTGCGATCGAGGACACCCTCGGGACAGCTGGAAAGTTTCGAACGACGCTGAACCTGCAGGCACCCGACGGTCGGGCGATCCATGCGACGTTCGTGGCCTGGACGGAAGCTGACGGTCGCGACGCAATTTCGTTCGGCCTCCTCGACATCACCGAGCAGATTTGCGTGCAGGATTCGCTGCTCCGCCTTCAGGCCGAGATGGCTCATTCGGACCGGCTGTCCACCCTCGGGGTGATGACCGCAACGATTGCGCACGAAGTTCGCCAGCCTCTCGCGGCAATGATGACATCCGCGGAGGCCGGACTCCGGTGGCTCCATAAGACGCCGCCGGAACTCCGTCAGGTCGAAGACTGTCTCGAGACGATCGTGCTCGGTGCAACGAAAGCCAACGAAACCGTCGCAAAGCTCCGCGCGATGGCCTCGAACCGCGGTCAGGCGCGGGAGGTCTGCGACGTCAAAGTTCTGATCGAGGAGACGGCCGGGTTCCTGCGGCAGGAGCTGGCAAGCCGCCATGCGACATTGTCGCTCGACATTGCAGCCGACCTGCCGACCGTGATTGCCGACGGTGTTCAGGTGCGCCAGGTCCTGACCAATCTGATGGTCAATGCCGCGCAGGCCATGGCCGACGCGCAGTGCTGGAGCCGGGCGCTCAAGGTCCGCGCACGCGGTGACGAGACGTTCGTCATCATCGAGGTTGAGGACAGCGGTCCTGGTATCGCGTCGGCCGATCGGGAGAGATTGTTCGACGGCTTCTTCACGACCAAGGCGACGGGCCTCGGCCTGGGATTGCGGATCTGCCGCGCGATCATCGTCGATCATGGTGGGACGCTAGACCACCTATCCAAGGCGAGCGCGGGCTCGATCTTCCGCTTCACGCTGCCTATTCAGGACATCGTCGACGGGACCCATCAGGAGACTTGA
- a CDS encoding TMEM175 family protein, producing MNTGRLEAFTDGVVAIIITIMVLELRVPQGGDLRDLASSAPVLLAYLLSFVNVGLYWNNHHHMLHATERIDGRVLWANLFLLFWLSLVPFVIRWLDDSGFAPGATAAYGIVLGLASVGYALTERSIIACNGPDSPVAQAIGSDWKGVGSIALYVVAVPLAYVSRWFALVLYIVVILLWLVPDRRIVRALNRSKA from the coding sequence ATGAACACGGGCCGGCTCGAGGCCTTCACCGATGGCGTCGTCGCGATCATCATCACGATCATGGTGCTCGAGTTGAGGGTGCCGCAAGGCGGCGACCTGCGCGATCTCGCGTCGAGCGCGCCCGTCCTGCTAGCCTATCTGCTGAGCTTCGTGAACGTGGGCCTCTATTGGAACAACCATCACCACATGCTGCACGCAACGGAACGGATCGACGGCCGCGTGCTTTGGGCGAACCTCTTCCTGCTGTTCTGGCTGAGTCTCGTGCCGTTCGTCATTCGCTGGCTCGACGACAGCGGCTTTGCACCCGGCGCGACCGCCGCCTACGGAATCGTCCTCGGTCTGGCGTCGGTCGGATACGCGCTGACCGAGCGGTCGATCATCGCCTGCAACGGGCCGGACTCGCCCGTCGCGCAGGCGATCGGAAGCGACTGGAAGGGAGTGGGTAGCATCGCGCTTTACGTTGTCGCTGTCCCGCTGGCTTATGTGAGCCGCTGGTTCGCGCTCGTCCTCTATATCGTCGTCATCCTGCTCTGGCTGGTGCCCGACCGGCGGATCGTCAGGGCGTTGAATCGATCGAAGGCGTGA
- a CDS encoding NADH:flavin oxidoreductase/NADH oxidase translates to MSHPKLFEPLTIGDLTLPNRIVIAPMCQYSATDGRMNDWHLIHLGHLALSGAGLLTIEATAVLPEGRISYADVGLWDAETQAAMAAVLQSVRKWSDMPIGVQLAHAGRKASVARPWEGGHQISPDMANGWQTVAPSAIPFGAHSHAPMALDEAGLARIREAFGAAAKRAGELGLDLVQLHGGHGYLIHQFLSPLSNRRDDAYGGSLENRMRFPLELFEIVRAAFPAERPVSMRISGTDWVEGGWTIDQAVEFARELEKRGCSAIHVSSGGLDHRQNIPVGPGYQVPLARAIKREVSMPVVAVGLITDFDQAETIVGTGDADLIAIARTILYDARWPWHAAAHLGAHVHAPDQYLRSQPRQYRHLFDIPESAEN, encoded by the coding sequence ATGAGCCACCCGAAGCTGTTCGAGCCGCTGACGATCGGCGATCTGACCCTTCCGAACCGCATCGTTATTGCACCGATGTGCCAATATTCGGCGACCGATGGGCGGATGAACGATTGGCACCTCATCCATCTCGGCCATCTAGCTCTTTCAGGCGCAGGGTTGCTGACCATCGAAGCGACCGCCGTCCTGCCTGAGGGGCGAATTAGCTACGCCGATGTCGGTCTGTGGGATGCTGAAACGCAGGCTGCGATGGCCGCGGTTCTTCAAAGCGTCCGCAAGTGGTCCGACATGCCAATCGGCGTCCAGCTCGCCCACGCAGGACGCAAGGCGTCCGTCGCAAGGCCCTGGGAGGGCGGCCACCAGATTTCACCGGACATGGCGAATGGTTGGCAGACGGTCGCTCCCTCCGCCATTCCCTTCGGCGCGCATAGTCACGCTCCCATGGCGCTCGACGAGGCTGGTCTTGCACGCATTCGCGAGGCTTTCGGCGCGGCTGCCAAACGCGCCGGCGAACTCGGACTGGATCTGGTGCAGCTTCACGGGGGGCACGGCTATCTGATCCATCAATTTCTTTCGCCGCTCTCGAACCGGCGCGACGACGCGTATGGCGGCTCGCTCGAAAACCGGATGCGGTTTCCGCTCGAACTGTTCGAGATCGTCCGAGCCGCTTTTCCGGCCGAGCGGCCTGTCTCGATGCGGATTTCAGGCACGGACTGGGTGGAAGGTGGATGGACCATCGATCAGGCCGTCGAATTCGCGCGTGAGCTCGAAAAACGCGGGTGCTCAGCGATCCACGTCTCCAGCGGCGGTTTGGATCATCGGCAGAATATCCCGGTAGGGCCAGGATATCAGGTGCCGCTCGCGCGAGCGATCAAGCGGGAGGTCTCGATGCCCGTGGTCGCTGTCGGGCTGATCACCGATTTCGACCAGGCGGAGACCATCGTCGGCACCGGTGACGCCGACCTTATCGCGATCGCTCGCACGATCCTTTACGATGCGCGCTGGCCGTGGCACGCGGCCGCGCATCTCGGCGCGCATGTCCACGCTCCAGACCAGTATCTGCGGTCGCAGCCGCGGCAGTATCGGCATCTCTTCGACATCCCTGAGAGCGCAGAGAACTAA
- a CDS encoding error-prone DNA polymerase → MATYVELQVASHFSFLRGASSPEELFAAAALLGHEAMGLADWNTVAGVVRGWDGQKTTGVRMIPGSRLDLTDGRTLLLYPRTRTAWSRLTRMLSIGKARGGKGKCILEWSDVAAHADDMVAILVPDMPDDRTIADLRELRGVFGQRGYCALALRRRPDDAERLHRLDATARGAGVRSVATGDILYHSAERRPLQDVVSAIREKCTIDALGFRRERFMDRNLKSPDEMERRFRDFPDAIQASADIARQCTFDLGEIQYQYPYEQVMAGRTAQQALAALTEDAAAAKFPDGIPARYREQIDHELGLIDQLGYAPYFLTVNAIVAESRRRGILCQGRGSAANSCVCYLLGITSIDPIQHELLFERFVSGERREPPDIDVDFEHERREEIIQWIYNTYGRDRSALTAVVTRYRTRGAVAEVGKALGLPRDLTKMLTGLVWGWSMDGIPQEQIESLNLNAEDHRLKLTLELARQLIGTPRHLSQHPGGFVLTQDRLDDLVPIEPARMEDRQIIEWDKDDIDALKFMKVDVLGLGMLGCMNRAFTLLEQDKGIRVSMADLQDDDPDVYGMIQRADTLGTFQIESRAQMSMLPRMKPKEFYDLVIEVAIVRPGPIQGDMVHPYLRRREGKEKPEYPRPELRAVLEKTLGVPLFQEQAMKVAIVGAGFTAVEADQLRRAMATFKLTGGVSHFYDKLVGGMVARGYPKDFAERTFKQIEGFGSYGFPESHAASFAKIAYASCWMKYHHPDVFCAALLNAQPMGFYAPAQIVRDARNHGVEIRPVSVNHSHWDCTLEHARGRHMAVRLGFRQARGLANVHGAAIVAARGPTPYDSVEEVWRRAGVPRAAIERLTEADAFHCIAENRRQGLWKVKGLGDAPLPLFAAADARAGGFSPEGLEPDVALRAMTAGREVVEDYRALQLSLRGHPLQFLRSELDAMRIVRCADLATIRDGRNVEVAGVILVRQRPGSAKGVLFVTIEDETGVAQGILWPDKFEVYRRQIMSASMIAMRGRLQKEGEVIHIICDRIIDHDPMLRSIGRMDFAVTPGRGDGASHGGGPDPRDPAFPRGRTLASPPFGSAQEQEELVRIRSHDFH, encoded by the coding sequence ATGGCGACCTACGTCGAACTTCAGGTCGCAAGCCACTTTTCGTTTCTGCGCGGCGCGTCGTCGCCCGAGGAGCTCTTCGCCGCCGCCGCTCTGCTCGGTCATGAGGCGATGGGCCTCGCCGACTGGAATACGGTCGCCGGTGTCGTGCGCGGCTGGGATGGCCAGAAGACGACGGGCGTGCGGATGATTCCGGGCTCCCGGCTGGACCTGACCGACGGCCGCACATTGCTGCTCTACCCGCGAACCCGCACCGCCTGGTCGCGCCTCACCCGGATGCTATCGATCGGCAAGGCGCGCGGCGGCAAGGGCAAGTGCATCCTCGAATGGAGCGATGTCGCGGCCCATGCCGATGACATGGTCGCGATCCTCGTACCCGACATGCCTGACGATCGGACGATCGCCGATCTGCGCGAGCTGCGCGGCGTGTTTGGCCAACGCGGCTATTGCGCACTTGCACTGCGCCGGCGGCCCGACGACGCCGAACGACTGCACCGGCTCGACGCGACCGCGCGGGGTGCCGGCGTGCGCAGCGTCGCGACCGGCGATATTCTCTATCACAGCGCCGAGCGGCGACCGCTTCAGGACGTGGTCAGCGCGATCCGCGAGAAATGCACCATCGATGCGCTGGGCTTCCGCCGCGAGCGCTTCATGGACCGCAACCTGAAATCACCCGATGAGATGGAGCGGCGCTTCCGCGACTTTCCCGACGCGATCCAGGCGAGCGCCGACATCGCGCGCCAATGCACCTTCGACCTTGGCGAGATCCAATACCAATATCCTTATGAGCAGGTCATGGCGGGGCGGACCGCGCAACAGGCGCTCGCCGCGCTCACTGAGGATGCAGCCGCCGCCAAATTCCCTGATGGCATTCCCGCCCGTTATCGCGAGCAGATCGACCATGAGCTGGGTCTGATCGACCAGCTTGGCTACGCGCCCTATTTCCTGACGGTCAACGCGATCGTCGCCGAGAGCCGTCGGCGTGGCATCCTCTGCCAGGGGCGCGGATCGGCTGCCAATAGCTGCGTCTGCTATCTGCTGGGCATCACCTCGATCGATCCGATCCAGCACGAGCTGCTGTTCGAGCGGTTCGTATCGGGCGAGCGCCGCGAGCCACCCGATATCGATGTCGATTTCGAGCATGAGCGACGCGAGGAGATCATTCAGTGGATTTACAATACATACGGGCGTGACCGCTCGGCGCTGACCGCCGTCGTCACACGCTACCGCACGCGCGGTGCCGTCGCCGAAGTTGGCAAGGCGCTTGGTCTGCCGCGCGATCTCACCAAGATGCTGACTGGCCTCGTCTGGGGCTGGTCGATGGACGGCATCCCGCAGGAGCAGATCGAAAGCCTCAACCTCAATGCCGAGGATCACCGGCTGAAGCTGACGCTGGAACTGGCTCGCCAGCTTATCGGCACGCCGCGCCATCTTTCCCAGCATCCTGGCGGATTTGTGCTCACTCAGGACCGACTCGACGATCTCGTGCCGATCGAGCCGGCGCGCATGGAAGACCGCCAGATTATCGAGTGGGATAAAGATGATATCGACGCGCTGAAATTCATGAAGGTCGACGTGCTCGGCCTGGGAATGCTCGGCTGCATGAACCGCGCCTTCACCCTGCTGGAGCAAGACAAGGGCATCCGCGTCAGCATGGCGGACCTGCAGGACGACGACCCCGACGTCTATGGCATGATCCAGCGCGCCGATACGCTCGGCACCTTCCAGATCGAGAGCCGGGCGCAGATGTCGATGCTCCCGCGCATGAAGCCCAAGGAGTTCTATGATCTCGTCATCGAGGTGGCGATCGTGCGGCCTGGGCCGATCCAGGGCGATATGGTGCATCCGTATCTTCGTCGCCGCGAGGGCAAGGAGAAACCCGAATATCCCCGGCCCGAGCTGCGCGCCGTTTTGGAAAAGACGCTCGGCGTGCCGCTCTTTCAGGAGCAGGCGATGAAGGTGGCGATTGTCGGCGCCGGCTTCACCGCCGTCGAGGCCGACCAACTGCGCCGCGCCATGGCGACGTTCAAGCTAACCGGCGGAGTCAGCCACTTCTACGACAAGCTGGTCGGCGGCATGGTTGCGCGCGGCTATCCCAAGGACTTCGCCGAACGCACCTTCAAGCAGATCGAGGGTTTCGGCTCTTACGGCTTCCCCGAGAGCCATGCCGCTTCTTTCGCCAAGATCGCCTATGCGTCGTGCTGGATGAAATACCATCATCCCGACGTCTTTTGCGCGGCGCTCCTCAACGCGCAGCCAATGGGCTTCTACGCGCCCGCCCAGATCGTCCGCGACGCCCGCAATCACGGCGTCGAAATCCGCCCCGTCTCGGTCAACCATAGCCATTGGGACTGCACGCTGGAGCACGCGCGCGGTCGCCATATGGCCGTACGGCTCGGCTTCCGTCAGGCGCGGGGCCTTGCCAATGTCCATGGCGCTGCCATCGTCGCGGCGCGCGGGCCGACACCCTATGACAGCGTCGAAGAGGTCTGGCGTCGCGCGGGCGTACCACGCGCCGCGATCGAGCGGCTCACTGAGGCCGACGCCTTTCACTGCATCGCCGAGAATCGCCGTCAGGGGTTATGGAAGGTGAAAGGGCTCGGCGACGCGCCCCTGCCATTATTCGCTGCCGCCGATGCGCGCGCGGGCGGCTTCTCGCCCGAAGGGCTCGAACCCGACGTGGCGCTCCGCGCGATGACGGCGGGCCGCGAGGTCGTCGAGGATTATCGCGCGCTCCAGCTTTCACTGCGCGGCCATCCGCTCCAATTCCTGCGGTCCGAGCTGGACGCCATGCGTATCGTACGCTGCGCAGATCTCGCCACGATCCGGGATGGGCGCAACGTCGAGGTCGCCGGGGTCATTTTGGTGCGCCAGCGCCCTGGCTCCGCCAAGGGCGTCCTTTTCGTGACGATCGAGGACGAAACCGGCGTGGCTCAAGGCATTCTCTGGCCTGACAAGTTCGAGGTCTATCGTCGCCAGATCATGTCCGCATCCATGATAGCCATGCGCGGTCGCCTCCAGAAGGAAGGGGAGGTCATCCACATCATCTGCGACCGCATCATCGACCATGATCCCATGCTGCGATCGATCGGCCGGATGGATTTTGCCGTCACACCCGGGCGCGGCGATGGTGCATCGCATGGCGGCGGGCCGGACCCGCGTGACCCGGCTTTTCCGCGTGGCCGCACGCTCGCCTCGCCGCCCTTCGGCAGCGCGCAGGAGCAGGAAGAACTGGTGCGTATCCGCAGCCATGACTTCCACTGA
- a CDS encoding LysR family transcriptional regulator, whose translation MSDPGTPTFDQLRIFLAVVDEGSFASAGRRLNRAVSVISYGIANLEAQLGVILFEREGTRRPKLTEAGRAVLAEARTVASGIDGLKAKVKGLMDGLEAEVNFAVDVMLPARRLGEVLRAFAATYPTVTLRLHVEALGAVAAHVLDGRAVIGLSGPLAVGIDGIASVAAGSVPMVPVAAPDHPLACYEKIPSGAGRDHVQLVLTDRSPLTDGRDFAVLSPRTWRLADLGAKHQLLREGIGWGNMPLPLIESDLIAGTLKRLIMPDDPGGMYRFAGIWRRDRPPGPAATWLLNELVERARGDVDLAGAADL comes from the coding sequence ATGAGCGACCCCGGCACTCCGACTTTCGATCAATTGCGCATCTTCCTCGCAGTCGTGGACGAAGGCAGCTTCGCGTCTGCAGGTCGCCGCCTCAACCGTGCGGTTTCGGTAATCAGCTACGGCATCGCCAACCTCGAAGCGCAGCTCGGCGTGATCCTGTTCGAGCGCGAAGGCACGCGGCGGCCGAAGCTCACGGAGGCGGGGAGGGCGGTGCTTGCCGAAGCGCGCACCGTCGCGAGCGGCATTGATGGGCTGAAGGCCAAGGTCAAAGGGCTGATGGATGGCCTTGAGGCCGAAGTGAATTTCGCGGTCGATGTCATGCTGCCGGCGCGGCGGCTGGGCGAAGTCCTTCGCGCCTTCGCCGCAACCTATCCGACCGTGACCCTGCGGCTGCACGTCGAAGCGCTAGGCGCGGTGGCAGCGCATGTGCTTGATGGGCGCGCTGTCATTGGCCTGTCCGGACCGCTCGCGGTCGGAATCGACGGCATCGCGTCTGTAGCGGCCGGAAGCGTCCCCATGGTGCCCGTCGCCGCGCCGGATCACCCGCTCGCATGCTATGAGAAGATTCCGTCCGGGGCAGGGCGGGACCACGTCCAGCTCGTCCTCACCGATCGCTCGCCGCTGACCGATGGCCGCGACTTCGCGGTTCTCAGTCCCCGCACGTGGAGGCTCGCCGATCTCGGGGCCAAGCATCAGTTGCTCCGCGAGGGTATCGGCTGGGGAAACATGCCGCTGCCCCTGATCGAGAGCGACCTTATCGCCGGCACGCTCAAGCGCCTCATCATGCCGGATGATCCCGGCGGGATGTATCGGTTCGCCGGGATCTGGCGCCGAGATCGGCCTCCGGGGCCGGCCGCGACCTGGCTGCTGAACGAACTCGTCGAGCGGGCGAGAGGGGATGTCGATCTCGCCGGAGCGGCAGACCTATGA